The Micromonospora sp. NBC_01740 genome includes a window with the following:
- a CDS encoding M23 family metallopeptidase produces the protein MRTRLTSSLSVALLATAAFLVPASPAAAAPSFRTPFPCNQTWSGQTRTAHSPQYAIDFNRTDDHGDPVKASAPGTVDVVANLGDTSYGRYVRINHGNGYTTYYAHLSGFNVSVGQSVGYSTTIGYVGNSGGSSGSHLHYEQRLNGSDIKVRFSGNLALYFGTQNYTRTAGC, from the coding sequence ATGCGTACCCGCCTGACGAGTTCCCTCAGCGTCGCCCTGCTGGCGACCGCCGCCTTCCTGGTGCCGGCGTCGCCCGCCGCCGCCGCGCCGTCGTTCCGCACACCCTTCCCGTGCAACCAGACGTGGTCCGGCCAGACCCGCACCGCCCACAGCCCGCAGTACGCGATCGACTTCAACCGGACCGACGACCACGGCGATCCGGTCAAGGCCAGCGCCCCGGGCACGGTGGACGTCGTCGCCAACCTCGGCGACACCAGCTACGGGCGGTACGTGCGGATCAACCACGGCAACGGGTACACCACCTACTACGCCCACCTCAGCGGATTCAACGTCTCGGTCGGCCAGTCCGTCGGCTACAGCACCACCATCGGGTACGTGGGCAACAGCGGCGGCTCCTCCGGCTCGCACCTGCACTACGAGCAGCGCCTGAACGGCAGCGACATCAAGGTGCGCTTCAGCGGCAACCTGGCGCTCTACTTCGGGACGCAGAACTACACGCGTACCGCCGGCTGCTGA
- a CDS encoding TIGR01777 family oxidoreductase — protein sequence MRILMAGASGFLGTRLVDRLTAEGHQVTRLVRRPPRTADERQWNPSAAQLDPAVVAEADAVVNLAGAGVGDKRWNDGYRQLIRSSRVDTTTTLAITIAGLPEADRPRTLLNSSAVGWYGNTGDRAVEEDAPAGEGFLADVCRVWEAATRPAEDAGVRVVRLRIGLPLHRDGGLLKPQLLPFRLGIAGRLGSGRQWLPWISMADWLDAARFVLDRDDLVGPVNLVGPAPVTNAEFTRELARQLRRPAIVPIPALALKVVLGGFAHEALTSTRVLPGVLTGAGFTYRHPTLAAALHAALTAP from the coding sequence ATGCGGATCCTCATGGCCGGCGCGTCCGGCTTCCTCGGCACCCGGCTGGTCGACCGGCTCACGGCGGAAGGCCACCAGGTCACCCGGCTGGTCCGCCGGCCGCCGCGCACCGCCGACGAGCGGCAGTGGAACCCGTCCGCCGCGCAGCTCGACCCGGCGGTGGTGGCGGAGGCGGACGCGGTCGTCAACCTGGCCGGCGCGGGCGTGGGCGACAAGCGGTGGAACGACGGGTACCGGCAGCTGATCCGGTCCAGCCGGGTCGACACCACCACCACGCTGGCGATCACCATCGCCGGCCTGCCCGAAGCCGACCGGCCGAGGACACTGCTGAACTCCTCGGCGGTCGGCTGGTACGGCAACACCGGCGACCGGGCGGTCGAGGAGGACGCCCCGGCGGGCGAGGGCTTCCTGGCCGACGTCTGCCGGGTCTGGGAGGCCGCGACCCGGCCGGCCGAGGACGCGGGCGTACGCGTCGTGCGGCTGCGCATCGGGCTGCCGCTGCACCGCGACGGCGGGCTGCTCAAGCCGCAACTGCTGCCCTTCCGGCTGGGCATCGCCGGGCGGCTCGGCAGCGGCCGGCAGTGGCTGCCATGGATCTCCATGGCGGACTGGCTGGACGCCGCGCGGTTCGTGCTGGACCGCGACGACCTGGTGGGGCCGGTCAACCTGGTCGGGCCGGCCCCGGTGACCAACGCCGAGTTCACCCGGGAGCTGGCCCGGCAGCTGCGCCGGCCGGCGATCGTCCCGATCCCGGCGCTGGCGTTGAAGGTGGTGCTGGGCGGCTTCGCCCACGAGGCGCTGACCAGCACCCGCGTCCTCCCGGGCGTGCTCACCGGGGCCGGCTTCACCTACCGCCACCCCACTTTGGCCGCCGCCCTGCACGCGGCCCTCACCGCCCCCTGA
- a CDS encoding extracellular catalytic domain type 1 short-chain-length polyhydroxyalkanoate depolymerase, with translation MRRSPSLLSRLTGAVAGMVLAAAAVATVAAPAQAATLTQVTNFGSNPGNLAMYAYRPDNLPAGAPAVVLLHGCTQNAAGYFANSGWQKFADQWKFTLIVPQQSSANQPLSCFNWFVEQDITRGSGEALSIRQMVDHARNNYGTDARRVFVSGLSAGGGMSAVMLATYPDVFAAGSVVAGLPYRCSPPASTSTCQYSGVNKTPQEWGNVVRAAYPGHTGPRPRVAIWHGTSDSTVVPANATELRDQWTNVRGVSQTPTSTASLPANTSLEVYGNNDVRVYRVSGMGHGTPVDPGPGAEQCGTAAAYMLDTICSAYHDAVFFGLNGGTNPTPTPTASPTASPTASPTASPTASPTTAPTCVTASNYAHVAAGRAYQSGGYAYANGSNQRMGLYNTFYTSTLKQTGPNHWVIGC, from the coding sequence GTGCGTCGCTCCCCGTCCCTGCTTTCCCGGCTGACCGGCGCGGTCGCCGGGATGGTCCTCGCCGCCGCCGCGGTGGCGACCGTCGCCGCCCCCGCCCAGGCCGCCACCCTCACCCAGGTCACCAACTTCGGCTCCAACCCGGGCAACCTCGCCATGTACGCGTACCGGCCGGACAACCTGCCGGCGGGCGCCCCGGCCGTCGTGCTGCTGCACGGCTGCACCCAGAACGCGGCCGGCTACTTCGCCAACTCCGGCTGGCAGAAGTTCGCCGACCAGTGGAAGTTCACCCTGATCGTGCCGCAGCAGTCCAGCGCCAACCAGCCGCTGAGCTGCTTCAACTGGTTCGTCGAGCAGGACATCACCCGAGGCTCCGGCGAGGCCCTGTCGATCAGGCAGATGGTCGACCACGCGCGGAACAACTACGGCACCGACGCCCGCCGGGTGTTCGTCAGCGGCCTCTCCGCCGGCGGGGGAATGAGCGCGGTCATGCTGGCCACCTACCCGGACGTCTTCGCCGCCGGCTCGGTCGTCGCCGGCCTGCCGTACCGCTGCTCGCCGCCCGCCTCCACCAGCACCTGCCAGTACAGCGGGGTGAACAAGACCCCGCAGGAGTGGGGCAACGTGGTCCGGGCCGCGTACCCCGGGCACACCGGCCCGCGCCCCCGGGTCGCCATCTGGCACGGCACGTCGGACTCCACCGTCGTGCCGGCCAACGCCACCGAGCTGCGCGACCAGTGGACCAACGTCCGGGGCGTCTCGCAGACCCCCACCAGCACCGCGTCGCTGCCCGCCAACACCAGCCTGGAGGTGTACGGCAACAACGACGTGCGCGTCTACCGGGTCTCCGGCATGGGTCACGGCACCCCGGTCGACCCGGGCCCGGGTGCCGAGCAGTGCGGCACCGCCGCCGCGTACATGCTCGACACCATCTGCTCGGCGTACCACGACGCGGTCTTCTTCGGCCTGAACGGCGGGACGAACCCCACCCCGACGCCGACGGCGAGCCCCACCGCGTCCCCGACCGCGAGCCCCACCGCCTCCCCGACCGCCAGCCCGACCACGGCGCCGACCTGCGTCACGGCCAGCAACTACGCGCACGTCGCCGCCGGTCGTGCCTACCAGTCCGGCGGCTACGCCTACGCCAACGGCTCGAACCAGCGGATGGGCCTCTACAACACCTTCTACACCAGCACCCTCAAGCAGACCGGCCCCAACCACTGGGTGATCGGCTGCTGA
- a CDS encoding DUF2079 domain-containing protein, which translates to MPTSPSLAPSPASPPRVVRHRRADLIVALVALALAVWVTSGLWQDPNARAITVNSSDQALFEWLLAFGGHAVTHGDDPLFTYLVNVPDGVNLAVNTSITVYAVVFAPLTYLIGPPATFLVILTLNLAATAFAWYWLLSRHLVRSPLAAAVGGLFIGFSPGMVSHANAHLNWTAGWLVPLLIWRTFALRGSRHPLRDGAILGLLVAVAFSIAAEGLFFTALALGVFVAVWALHPARRAEARAALPTFLRGLGVTAVVAGVLLAYPLWLHFAGPQRFHGTGFDAVIHSEDVVAYGAYPRRSLAGEVGLGTRLAPNPTEENSFFGIGLLLLTVACFVALWRRADAARRATLWALGVTAVVFTVLSFGPEAKIDGRRTDLPMPFDLLGHLPVVNAALPARLALVVAPVIGVLLAYAVDQLRADPPRRRRTRLAWWAGFALALLPLVPTPLLTIEREPIPRFITAGTWREYVSPGGVLTPVPLTLDVYPDGQRWQAYALAHRQGEFAIPSGFFLGPGGPDGRGRIGPPPRPFSALVDQAGRTGLVPIITEGSLQEVRADLRHWRVETIVLPDEVHGAKWPVDEEAVRRTVTSLLGPPERVDDVWLWRVPQG; encoded by the coding sequence GTGCCGACCTCCCCGTCCCTGGCGCCTTCGCCGGCCTCGCCGCCCCGCGTCGTCCGCCACCGGCGGGCCGACCTGATCGTGGCGCTGGTCGCGCTGGCGCTCGCCGTCTGGGTGACCAGCGGGCTGTGGCAGGACCCGAACGCCCGCGCCATCACGGTCAACTCCAGCGACCAGGCGCTCTTCGAGTGGCTGCTGGCCTTCGGCGGCCACGCGGTGACCCACGGCGACGACCCGCTCTTCACCTACCTGGTCAACGTCCCCGACGGGGTGAACCTCGCGGTCAACACCTCGATCACCGTGTACGCGGTGGTCTTCGCGCCGCTGACGTACCTGATCGGGCCGCCGGCCACGTTCCTGGTGATCCTCACCCTCAACCTGGCCGCCACCGCGTTCGCCTGGTACTGGCTGCTCTCCCGGCACCTGGTCCGCAGCCCGCTCGCCGCCGCCGTCGGTGGGCTGTTCATCGGCTTCTCCCCCGGCATGGTCTCGCACGCCAACGCGCACCTGAACTGGACGGCGGGCTGGCTGGTGCCGCTGCTGATCTGGCGGACCTTCGCGCTGCGCGGCTCCCGGCACCCGCTGCGCGACGGCGCGATCCTCGGCCTGCTCGTCGCCGTCGCCTTCTCCATCGCCGCCGAGGGGCTCTTCTTCACGGCGCTGGCCCTCGGCGTCTTCGTCGCCGTCTGGGCACTGCACCCGGCCCGCCGCGCCGAGGCCCGCGCGGCGCTGCCGACCTTCCTGCGCGGCCTCGGCGTGACCGCCGTCGTCGCGGGCGTGCTGCTGGCGTACCCGCTGTGGCTGCACTTCGCCGGCCCGCAGCGCTTCCACGGCACCGGCTTCGACGCGGTCATCCACTCCGAGGACGTCGTCGCCTACGGGGCGTACCCGCGCCGCTCGCTGGCCGGGGAGGTGGGCCTGGGTACCCGGCTGGCGCCGAACCCGACCGAGGAGAACTCGTTCTTCGGCATCGGGCTGCTGCTGCTCACCGTCGCCTGCTTCGTGGCGCTGTGGCGCCGGGCCGACGCGGCCCGCCGGGCGACTCTCTGGGCGCTGGGCGTGACCGCCGTCGTGTTCACCGTGCTCTCCTTCGGCCCCGAGGCCAAGATCGACGGCCGCCGTACGGACCTGCCGATGCCGTTCGACCTGCTCGGGCACCTGCCGGTGGTGAACGCCGCCCTGCCCGCCCGGCTGGCGCTGGTCGTGGCGCCGGTGATCGGGGTGCTGCTCGCGTACGCCGTCGACCAGCTCCGCGCCGATCCGCCCCGGCGCCGCCGGACGCGGCTGGCCTGGTGGGCGGGGTTCGCGCTGGCGCTGCTGCCGCTGGTGCCGACGCCGCTGCTGACCATCGAACGCGAGCCGATCCCGCGCTTCATCACCGCCGGGACGTGGCGGGAGTACGTCTCCCCCGGCGGGGTGCTGACCCCGGTGCCGCTGACCCTCGACGTCTACCCCGACGGCCAGCGCTGGCAGGCGTACGCGCTGGCGCACCGGCAGGGCGAGTTCGCCATCCCCTCCGGTTTCTTCCTCGGCCCCGGCGGCCCGGACGGGCGGGGACGGATCGGCCCGCCGCCGCGCCCGTTCAGCGCGCTGGTGGACCAGGCCGGCCGGACCGGGCTGGTGCCGATCATCACGGAGGGCAGCCTCCAGGAGGTCCGCGCCGACCTGCG